The sequence acacaggttttttgattttggttcaaaacagcataatcataaatcaaaaaaaaaaacactgggatcACACTGAAAGTAGATCTAAAGCTGATCAGGgtggaattttaaaaacaaacgaCTCCCATCTCCATCCTCGTTGACGGTTGAAGTCGTCTGAACCTGGCAGACTGGGATGACGGCTCTGACCTGTGTGCAGGCTGGTGTGCTCCTCCATGCTCCTCTTGCTCATGAAGGTCTTGCTGCAGAACTCGCACTGGAACTGCTTGGCGCTGTCGTGCAGCGCGCGGTGCATCTTCAGGCTGGGCTTGTGGGCGAACGTCTTGCCGCACACTTTGCAGGAGTGCGGCCGCACGCCGGTGTGGCTCAGCATGTGGATCCGCAGCGAGTACAGCTTGGGTAACGTTTTCCCGCAGATGTCACACACAAACTCTCTCTTGGTGGCCGATGCCGAGGTCTTGTCGTTAGCTTCGGCGTCCTCTCTGCCCTGAGAGCCGTGTTCTGCAGGGACTTTGGCGGGAGCGCCCCACTGGCTCCTGTGCTGCTTGTGTCGGGCCAGATGCGCTTGGAGAGAGGCGGAGTACTGGAACTCCTTACTGCAAAGCTGCAAAGAGACGAGCATTGAGCACAGGCGTACAACAGCACCACCACAGTTTAGCAGAAAACTCACGCTGCACTTGTATCCCCGAGCTTTCTCGTGCTTCAGGGTGTGCATGATGAGCGAGTAGCGTCTCTGGAAGGACATGCCGCACTCAGAGCACGTGTGTTCTCCGTCCACGGCGCCCTCTGATGCGGCTTGGAGCTGCTTGACAGCCCTTTCTGGCTCCGACTCCTTGGTTGAAGCTTCCTCTGCAGTGGCTTCTGCAGCGGTGTCGTTCTGCACCTCGCTGGCGTCTGCTGCAGAATCACTCCCAGCCTGATCCGTCGCGTCGACCTGCACTGGCTGCTTCGGTGGTCTTCCTCTCTTGCCGTGCCTGGGACCCaccttaaacacacacattgttaCATGTATGACCTGTTGCCACTCACACATGCTGACAGAATCCCTGTTTTGAGGGGTTTTCTGCACCTTAGGGGGGGTGACACGGGGCAGAGTTGAAcctttctcctcttcctcttccaggCCCATATGCAGACGAGCATAGCCACCCTCAGCCATGGAGCGCTGCCGCAGTCGCCTTCTCCTCGGGTCATCTGACAGGGACTCCTGCTTATCAGAGGAGCCTTCATCTGGAGAGGGAACCTCCTCAGCCGGTACCATGTCCTCCATCTCCACCACCTTCTTCACTTTAGCCGGGCGTCCTCGTTTGCGTTTTGGAGGAACAACAACGGCTTCAACTTCAACTTCAGCTTCTGCTTTCTGCATCACCAcagtctcctcctgctgtttctcctgctgctgctccccCTGCTGCTGGGATGAAACTGTTTTCTTGGCCCCCTCTGAGGAGTTCGCTTCCTCCAGGTCTACGCTGATGACATACGTTTCTTCTTCGGCCACCTGAGGCTGCTCCATCGCCAGGCAGGCTGACACCACAGCCAAGGACTCGCTGGCCCCAGCCTGACCGCTGTGGGTCACTACAGTCATCGCCTCGCCCTCCATCCCGTCTGCGCTGCCGGTGATCAGGGTGACTGTTTCTGCCTCCTCAACGTGCGCGCTGTGAGCGATCAGAGCCACAGGCTCCATCGGCGCCACCTCCTCGGTGTGCACCGCCTCTCCTTCTACAGACTGGGTGACCACTGTGATGGGCTGCTGCATGAAGGCGTCTTTGGACGAGGTGACGTAAGCCACAGGCTCGCTGTCCTCGCTCTCTATGGTCACCACGTACGCCTCGGGCTCATCCTTCATAGCCTCCTGGGGAGCCGGTTGACTCGACACCACGGTGTGCACCTCCCCTTTCTGATACACCGTCAGCTTGTGGTCCTCCACCTGTTTGTGCACAGACTCGCATATCTGCAACACCTCTGTCATCAGCAGGTGGCGGGCAAGGTTGGCGATGTCCGCCATGATGCAGAAGTTAAATGTCAGCTTGGAGGTGTAGGCGAAGTCCAGCAGCGGGAGGAAGCTGGCTTTAGCGAAACCTGCAGAGAGGGGACCAATCAGAGAAGAGAGAAAACACCCGGCAAAGGCGGGAACGCCGCTCACCGCTCAGGTCCACCACAGCTTCGTGTGTGGTCACAGCACCCTTCTCGAAGAAGAGCTCGTTGAAGTATTCACTGCATGCAGCCAGAACCGCTTTGTGCGCTCTGTACTCGTCTCCTTCGATCAGCAGCGTGATGTCACAGAACTGATTTTCCAGGCGCTGCCTGTTGAGTTTGTCCAGCATCGTCTGGCTGTGTTTGGGCAGAAACTGATTCACCTCCCCTCTGCTGTCCACCTGGAACAGACATAAACCCGTCTCACCTTTTCAGTCAAGCTTGTGTTTTCCCTGCTGTGCTGCATCTCTGCTTCAGAAAGAGTTTGGCTTGAAGCAAAATAGAATCATGACACTTACAAAGACCACTTCATGCCTGCCCTTTTCTTTAGGCGCCCTGGATTTCTGCTGCGAAGATACATCCTTAACGAAGAAGCcatcgtcctcctcctcctcttcttccggCTCCTCGTCGTGCCGGCGCTTCCCCGTCCTGGAGAATGACCGAGATCCAGACCCGTCGTCCATGCTCCGCTTGCTCTGACAGTGAGCACACTCCCTGATGTGGTCCTTGACGTTTTTCAGAATTCCTCAAATGTCAGAAACACGGGTAAAAGGTCAGCTTTGCCATTCTGTGTAGCAAACTTATACCAAAAAGGTTAAACCTATGAAGCAGTTATTGACTAGCTGTGTGAATTATATGCTTGCAAGACAGATATCTTATCTTCCAGAATTTAATTGAATCTTCTCATAAGACTTATGACAGAAGTACTGTTCTGTGGTGGCAGTGTTATGGTCTGGGGGCTAAATTGGTTTCTCAGatctaaattattttaatatatgCTCAAAAACATCCTGGTTACTTCTGTTAAAACGTTTTTCTAGATCCACTAGAAAAACTGTGACATGATTGTAGAAATATAGTGTGGTatgttacataaaaaaaagattttaaaaaaataggtaaGTCTAGGATAAACAAAAGATTAAATGAAACGTTAAGTATATCAAAAAAACACCAGATGGCGACAAAGAGTCGTGGTGCGTAGAGCGTCACCGGGTTGCGTAGCTGTCATATTTCACTTGCTGTCGATTTTTTACGTCTCCACCGAATAAACAGatctaccaaaaaaaaattccccaGGTTCTTCCAAGGTAATTAAGCATATTACCTCTCCACCAATATTTCTGGGAGATAATTTCCCATGTGAGTTGCTGGTTGAAATGCTCCCCTTCTGCCATAGTGTGCGCATCTTTGATAAGTTCCTTCCTCCGGCTGTCCTGCAGTACAACCTCCAGCTCCGTGAAATCATTCTGACCCTTTAGTCGTCGCTGGTAAAACAAAGTCCCGTTCCGGACAACGTAGCAGGCAGCAGCTTTTCGGATTTTCCTCTTGGTGTTGCCTGGCGTCCCCGGTGCATACGGCTCCCGTTCATCCGTCAGATAGCGTCTGATAGCCAAGTAGCTTTCTTCACACGACATGTTTGTCTCTGCTTACTCGCGTTTTCCGCGCCGACGTGCGAGTTTGTGCCAAAGAGTGGAGCTCTGTGATGCTTCTTAAAtagtagattttttatttagcgCTCAAAAGCAGATTAAGCAGAGATATACACAATAAATTCacatttcaaattgttttttaaggtGGAACTGCTGTTCGTTGCCGTAACGGAAGACTTGCCCGAACAGACAAAATGGCTGCTGCACAACCGGATATTGCGTAGACAAAGACGGAAGTAAACAAGAAGGGCTTCCGCCACAAGATGGCGACATAGTCAAAggtatttgtttgtatttatgtatttatttattcaaattgaaatATCGTCATTACTAAACTCTCGCAGACACAATGATGCAAGGCACAGCTCTTCACAAAAAAAcgtatacattttaaaatatagaaatcTTTCAGcataaattagattttaaggCAATCAACAATCTGGATCTTAAATCAGTAACCACTCTGAAGTAGATTTACAAATGTCGTCAATGAAAGAACTTGAGTTCTGAATACATTTCAATGAGGTTATAAATACAGtctgacttcatttttaaaacacaggaaATTCGGCCgatcttttttccactttttttcatgaaaatgatATTTTCCCCAAATCAGAAGGAAGTTTCTAATTTTGATGTCTCTTTTGACAACTTACTGTTATaaagcaaaatatatttttctgtgaaTTGTGTGAGGTTTATTTTTTGACTAAGCCAATAATGAAAATCTTGCCAGAATCTGGACATGAATCATGGACATTGACAATCATGTACTGGAAAGAGTGACTGAAATCAAGTTCTTTGGAGTAATTATGGACGAAAGAATAAGCTGGAAACCACAAATTAAGCAGGTCAGAACTAAATTTGCTAAAAGCAAAGCAGTCTTGGGAAAAACCCACCATACTTTTACTCACAAAGCACGTTTACtaatatttcagtcagacaactcatgcagtaaagaataatttttccatatttcttttagtttggcacaAGGCTCCTTTCAAATACATAAAGCAAAGATCTCCATataaaactttgggtattaaactacccctaacagagctcacaggtggaagccggggaggagggtgggctgacgaacgcagagctcgcggaaaAGGAACAAGAGGATTGGACCGCACTtggaacttaagtaggacgctgaacaggtgagttgattagactgaaccgcccgcagggaggagtaaccaggtaaacgcactgctcgagttgcctgcctgaaatactcccagggtcgttcaGATTAATCCATAATACTaccatatttacagtacagcgtagaagtttggggaaatacttaTAAATCAAACCTATAGTGTTTATATGTCTTACCAAAAAAAGCTGTTCGAATTGTGGATTATGGGACAGTTACAAATACTCTATTTTTAAAGTCGTGTTTATTGAAACTATGGGATCTAGTGAAACTTAAAACGGCTCTCATCATGTATAAAGCCAGATACAGCCTACTTCCAATAAACTTACAGCAAATGTTCAAACATTTCTTCTTTacaaaaaattgaaacaaatcAGCTAACCAAGGAAGCTAATTATGGACTTTAGTAAATCCAGGTGCACACAGCAGCCTGCCCTCTTTATACAAGGAGAGGATGTGCTGAGGGCTTTAAGTTTCTTCTTGTGAacatctctgctgacctcaccTGGACATCACATATCAGCCACCAGGGGAAGAAAGCACAACTTCATTTGTGAGAGCAGTGAGAGCGTCCTGACCTGCTGCACTGCCTGGTTCAGCAGCTGCATGGAGGCAAACAAGAAGGACCTGCAGCAGATGGGGAGGGCACTTGACTGGACTATGAGCTCTTCTTTGTTTGTGCCAGTCGACTCACGAAGAGAATAACTAGCATGTCACCAATGACCCCGCCCACCCCAGACTCCTATTGTTTACCACATTAGCCTCTAGGAAAAGATACAGACTGATGCAATCcagaacagaaacacagaaaaacaacttcTACCCACAAGCTGTTCTTCTCATCCCATTCCCACCTGCAATAACGTTTCTGCTCTCTATTGTTCCTACATTGTCACTACCTGGATGTAAATGCTTATTGCACATTcttgaaaattgcattttttgcaAATCTCACACTTTTGTAAATATATTAGAACATTTTTATATCTGTAGCTACCTGTTTATAGTTTTACTTTGCCTGCAAagcgctctcgcctcacagcaagaaggtcctggtttgaatcccggctgggacctttctgcgtggaggttgcatgttctccctgttcatgcgtgggttttctatgagcactccagcttccttccaCACTCCAATGACAATTATTTGGTTACTGTAGTGTCCAtagttgtgcatgtgtgtgggagtgattgtgtgcccGGCGACAGACGGGTGACCTCTCCGAGGTGCACCCCGCCTTCACCAATAGCTGCGACAGGCTCtggcaacccagtgaccccgaCAGAGATAAAACGGTGTAAGAAAATGGATTGATGGACTTTGCTTATCAATCTGTTATGATGACCACATTGCTGAAAAGAGGAGCAGCTATCTGCATAATTGTAAACCTTGATCAAtggcaaaaaaaatcttttctacTCTGAAAAACCCATGAGCAAGtttcttttgtgcttttaagGTTATTTTGACCATACGTTTTTCGTCAAATCATTTTGGGTAGCAGGAATTCAAAGTGggctaaaaatagaaaaataaaataataataaaaaggagcCAAATCTGACCTTGTGCTTTTTCaggctaaaaataaacaaacaaaaaaaaaactgatatttctcgatttatttcaattgtacttaatgttttctttgtagtcGGGATGGTACCAACATTTCATAATCTCTGTTTATTAGTttagtaaaataatttattaaacatGATATGAAATTCAGTGACTTATCAGGTAGCAGTTATTACAAACCAGTGGCGGCTACTGGTCTGTCAGAGAGGGGAAGCTCATTTTCGGCCTACAtcataaaattgtctatttatttaaaagtaaaaagtcaAGCAATTTCACGAAGCAAATATCAAAGAAATaggttgcagcagtttttattttgactgaacTTGAGGAATCCGCGATGGGACTGAGCGCGAATAGCTTCAGTGATTCCTTATAGTACAGATTGGCTGTCTGTCAAAAGGAGATGCAGTCTTACGACAGACCCTCCAATCATCACGCAGAAGCTCGGAGCCCACTCCCCCTTCACCCCCAGAGACGCTGAGCGTCCGTGGACGAGACATAATCGCAGTGTTTATCCAATGACCGTCTAGTTTCGAAGCGCTGAAAAAAAAACGGTCAAAGCAGCCCCATTGAAGTCAATGGACGCTGGGCTTCAATAGGGAAATGCACTGTGACCCTGCGGAAATGTATGAGAAGGAAATCGAGTCAGCCGACCTGCTATATGTAACTGATTTTGAAGGAACTCGTCTTTGAGATGAACGTTTTCTAATGCATTTTTAGTCAGTAAAATGTTAATACAATAGTACATATTTGACCAttaattttgtgacattataAGGGAAGTCGAGCTTCCCTTGcagtcttaaggcccgtacacaccgggacgaatattcgccaggcgttattcgccagcgtttttcgccacgttttttgtgttcacacccaggcgattttcgctgacgatgagccgagcgaacatgcaatttccttccctgacattagatggcgcttaatgtaaacagaaatactcctgtacacaaggtggcgctgcgcaactttacgcttcttaaagtcgcttttgactcagaagaagagagcaagtatttacgcacttgtcagaataatacaaagaaaacatgaatatttcaagcaccagtagctccaactggtgcttggttcggggatattttagaatgtccgtcattatttcttcgcggcagtgtagacactacttggcgtctatcttcttcgctggtatgtgtgctcagcaaggcagttttgtgtttgagcgcccccaagttgtgttttgctgtaacttcagaagctccagacacgtgtgcaaaagcgccattctcattggtcaaatagatttcgacgcaacgcgtcgaaaaaaacaaacaaacccgaggcgtttgttttttttgacgctttggcgcgtggcgttttttcgcgtcggtgtgcacactctcattggtgccctttgtttagtcacgaggcgttaaacgtcggcgaaaatcgccggcgaaattcgtcccggtgtgaacgggc comes from Oryzias latipes chromosome 4, ASM223467v1 and encodes:
- the zbtb11 gene encoding zinc finger and BTB domain-containing protein 11, which encodes MSCEESYLAIRRYLTDEREPYAPGTPGNTKRKIRKAAACYVVRNGTLFYQRRLKGQNDFTELEVVLQDSRRKELIKDAHTMAEGEHFNQQLTWEIISQKYWWRGILKNVKDHIRECAHCQSKRSMDDGSGSRSFSRTGKRRHDEEPEEEEEEDDGFFVKDVSSQQKSRAPKEKGRHEVVFVDSRGEVNQFLPKHSQTMLDKLNRQRLENQFCDITLLIEGDEYRAHKAVLAACSEYFNELFFEKGAVTTHEAVVDLSGFAKASFLPLLDFAYTSKLTFNFCIMADIANLARHLLMTEVLQICESVHKQVEDHKLTVYQKGEVHTVVSSQPAPQEAMKDEPEAYVVTIESEDSEPVAYVTSSKDAFMQQPITVVTQSVEGEAVHTEEVAPMEPVALIAHSAHVEEAETVTLITGSADGMEGEAMTVVTHSGQAGASESLAVVSACLAMEQPQVAEEETYVISVDLEEANSSEGAKKTVSSQQQGEQQQEKQQEETVVMQKAEAEVEVEAVVVPPKRKRGRPAKVKKVVEMEDMVPAEEVPSPDEGSSDKQESLSDDPRRRRLRQRSMAEGGYARLHMGLEEEEEKGSTLPRVTPPKVGPRHGKRGRPPKQPVQVDATDQAGSDSAADASEVQNDTAAEATAEEASTKESEPERAVKQLQAASEGAVDGEHTCSECGMSFQRRYSLIMHTLKHEKARGYKCSLCSKEFQYSASLQAHLARHKQHRSQWGAPAKVPAEHGSQGREDAEANDKTSASATKREFVCDICGKTLPKLYSLRIHMLSHTGVRPHSCKVCGKTFAHKPSLKMHRALHDSAKQFQCEFCSKTFMSKRSMEEHTSLHTGESKYLCNTCGTTFYRASALSKHLKRHQPRPEVRPFSCSHCDKSFYESKDLQQHMNKHMGLKPFQCQVCGKCYSWKKDWYSHVKSHSVAEPYKCNVCGKEFFEKALFRRHVKKATHGKKGRVKQNLERECEHCGRKFTQLREYRRHVNNHQGVKPFECLTCGVAWADARSLKRHVRTHTGERPYVCPLCQEAHIDARTLRKHMAKYHVDNLPGKIMLEKDTLQFHNQGTQVEHAVSILASDLPPELRPAQQAASEEIETVLITEETVEAVEAVQAVQGASDGSMSTLSDQGIMQVVNYVLAQQGLTEVKPDEAPEVIQTMEVEVAHVTEVE